From one Thermococcus celericrescens genomic stretch:
- a CDS encoding glycosyltransferase, whose translation MKKYERHNCFEILKKANSILILAPIEIHDILNGNRGGEKLIQEQLKYFRSINKNVELDSMFNISTAFKLLRLFQNATKINTRLATDIIKKKKTSPFGSFLLPFVIVFVELFLRIDPNFRRACNNIKKKYDLIVINFPFGATITKMLTNKPTIIVEHNVEYLFLEEKFRIFGMRNRITSILLRVYKGIEFYNLRYADFIFCLSFSDRDIIIRNIDQKENVCIWVPIREKRRPNTLREFQKKEKIIIGFIGSATAHNIDAVEKILELSKKLPSNKFEFWIIGSVGYLFKKQENKTPPNVKFLGFVDDLSTVLKKCDIFINPKFVSPTGIEIKMFDYLKTNKPIISTSLGARGFESIIGKQIFIADSIEEMARIIQSSIQ comes from the coding sequence ATGAAAAAGTATGAACGACACAATTGTTTTGAGATACTAAAAAAAGCAAATAGCATATTAATATTAGCTCCTATCGAGATACATGACATCTTAAATGGGAACAGAGGTGGAGAAAAACTGATACAAGAACAATTGAAATACTTTAGAAGCATAAATAAAAACGTGGAATTAGATTCTATGTTTAATATTTCGACAGCGTTCAAATTACTTAGATTATTCCAAAATGCCACAAAAATTAACACAAGACTCGCAACAGATATAATCAAGAAGAAGAAAACGAGTCCATTTGGCAGTTTTTTGTTGCCTTTTGTAATTGTGTTCGTAGAATTGTTTTTAAGAATTGATCCCAACTTCAGAAGGGCATGTAACAATATTAAGAAGAAATATGACTTAATCGTGATTAATTTCCCTTTTGGAGCAACAATTACAAAGATGCTAACAAATAAGCCAACAATTATTGTAGAACACAATGTTGAATACTTATTTTTAGAGGAAAAATTTAGAATATTTGGGATGCGTAATAGAATTACATCTATTCTCTTGAGGGTATATAAAGGAATTGAATTTTATAATTTAAGGTATGCAGACTTCATCTTTTGTTTATCCTTTAGTGATAGGGACATAATTATTCGAAATATAGATCAAAAAGAAAATGTATGTATATGGGTACCTATTAGAGAAAAGAGAAGGCCAAATACCCTTAGGGAGTTCCAGAAAAAAGAAAAAATCATAATTGGATTTATAGGAAGTGCAACTGCCCATAATATAGACGCTGTTGAGAAAATCCTTGAACTTAGCAAAAAATTACCAAGTAATAAATTTGAATTTTGGATTATTGGAAGTGTGGGGTACTTATTCAAAAAACAAGAAAATAAAACACCCCCAAATGTAAAATTCTTGGGATTTGTAGATGATTTATCTACCGTGTTAAAAAAATGTGATATTTTCATTAATCCCAAATTTGTTTCCCCAACAGGAATAGAGATTAAGATGTTTGATTATTTGAAAACAAATAAACCAATAATATCGACATCTCTTGGAGCCAGAGGATTCGAAAGCATTATTGGGAAACAAATTTTTATTGCAGATTCTATAGAAGAAATGGCAAGAATAATTCAATCATCTATCCAGTAA
- a CDS encoding glycosyltransferase family 2 protein: MRMNAPRVSIIVLNWNGWKDTIECLESLYRITYPNYDVIMVDNGSKDDSIQKIKEYAEGRIKVNSKFFEYNSSNKPIKVFEITEDEAREGKFNKPAYEKFDPDRRMILFKNKDNYGFAGGNNVGIKFALSVLDPDYILLLNNDTVVDKEFLTELVKVAESDEKIGIVGPKIYYYDYNGRSDVINFTGADLILWKGKEKRYGAGEVERGQWDKILAVNKIEGSCMLIKSKVLREVGLFEERFFCYWEETDLDFRVKREGYKLLYVPTGNIWHKIASSNGGVLGVFYEYHMTRNRLWFLKRNTFASVMRRHLIYVLFWEIPFKLVSLVLYYKRPHLVFVYLKALLDGVIGLKTI; encoded by the coding sequence ATGCGGATGAATGCCCCGAGGGTGTCGATAATCGTTCTCAACTGGAACGGCTGGAAAGATACGATAGAGTGTTTGGAGTCGCTTTATAGAATCACTTATCCTAACTATGATGTTATCATGGTGGATAACGGCTCCAAGGATGATTCTATTCAGAAAATAAAAGAGTACGCCGAGGGGAGAATTAAAGTTAATTCGAAGTTTTTTGAGTACAATTCTAGTAATAAGCCGATTAAGGTTTTTGAGATAACCGAGGATGAAGCGAGAGAAGGAAAGTTCAATAAACCCGCCTACGAAAAGTTTGACCCAGACAGGCGAATGATTTTATTCAAAAACAAGGACAATTATGGCTTTGCTGGTGGGAACAATGTTGGGATAAAGTTTGCTTTGAGTGTTTTGGATCCTGATTATATCTTGCTTTTGAATAACGATACTGTTGTTGATAAGGAGTTTTTGACCGAGCTTGTTAAAGTAGCTGAGAGCGACGAGAAGATTGGGATTGTGGGGCCAAAGATTTATTACTATGATTACAATGGAAGAAGCGATGTAATAAACTTTACTGGGGCAGATCTAATACTGTGGAAAGGAAAAGAAAAAAGGTATGGTGCTGGTGAAGTTGAGAGAGGTCAGTGGGATAAGATTCTAGCAGTTAATAAAATTGAGGGCTCTTGTATGCTAATTAAAAGCAAGGTTCTAAGAGAGGTAGGGCTTTTTGAGGAGAGGTTTTTCTGTTATTGGGAGGAGACTGATTTAGATTTTAGAGTAAAACGGGAAGGATACAAGCTGCTTTATGTTCCGACTGGGAATATATGGCACAAAATCGCATCTTCCAATGGAGGTGTATTAGGTGTTTTTTATGAATACCACATGACAAGGAATAGATTATGGTTTCTAAAAAGAAATACTTTCGCAAGTGTAATGCGTAGGCATTTAATCTACGTTTTATTTTGGGAGATTCCCTTTAAATTGGTTTCTCTTGTACTGTATTATAAGAGGCCGCACTTAGTTTTTGTGTATCTAAAAGCGCTTTTAGATGGGGTTATAGGGTTAAAGACAATATAA
- a CDS encoding DUF2206 domain-containing protein → MDRKSLIITISILLGLNSAILADYLGVHMPLVRQIFGFIALTFLPGYLLLRIFSTKTESISEEIFLEVALSISVVMIMGIFANFVYPLLGVEKPITLLPILVTFNLVTLGLLAVEQVRSVSMLNTRKRIRIAKWDLFFALLPLWSLLGAYLFSHYGDNRGLLLLYFVIALTPLVFIKSKNFNRAFAIWSIAISLMWSTVFGISWNYIWGYDINGEYYYAHLVLSRGIWDISTYYQYNTVASINLLAPIYSLISNIWIVPIFKIIYPLVFSLVPIILLKAYEKLLGRRLWTEISVLFFVFLFTFFTEMMALARQMIAEVYLALLVYATVKRVNPLFLILFLVSLTVSHYGTAYLTMFALLALLFIRPLEKEADNRISIGIIAVFWIVTLLWYAYVGGGFQFNKLVTIGYQTLLMLNDLFNPQYSQGAALILSKTTLIGEITKWINIIAQGLISIGVLAAIYRLVTGSEIKHPEFHVLSFVFFAYDVAGVVVPYFSNRLNATRLYQITLFFLSPYLVIGSSTLVDALKKIAGRLKEILPSKSNTARLVAVFLVLYFLFSSGFMVAIANDPKPPMWLEKVDGPYWSSSEIYGGKFISQYRYDNLRVNSDVYGALLLLGLLGTPASEMTFKMNSNGKIYNFSNKPLYIYLRHENILNKKIAIWTIGNSVSQVEYISLFIPPIFNSVQNSERVYSSKDTWIVLADFNPL, encoded by the coding sequence ATGGACAGGAAATCACTGATAATCACCATCTCGATTTTGTTGGGGCTGAACTCGGCAATACTGGCGGATTATTTAGGCGTCCATATGCCGTTGGTCAGGCAGATTTTTGGATTCATCGCTTTGACGTTCCTACCGGGCTATCTCCTCTTAAGGATATTTAGCACAAAAACGGAAAGCATCTCTGAAGAGATATTCCTTGAAGTTGCCCTCAGCATCTCGGTCGTCATGATTATGGGGATTTTTGCAAATTTTGTGTATCCGCTTCTTGGGGTTGAAAAACCGATAACCCTTCTTCCGATCCTCGTGACATTTAACCTGGTTACCTTAGGGCTACTCGCAGTGGAGCAGGTCAGATCAGTGTCAATGCTTAACACCAGAAAACGGATCAGGATAGCAAAATGGGACTTATTCTTTGCCCTCCTGCCTCTTTGGTCCCTGCTTGGTGCCTACCTTTTCAGCCACTACGGGGATAACAGGGGATTGCTCCTCCTTTATTTCGTGATAGCGCTTACCCCACTGGTTTTTATTAAATCCAAGAACTTTAACAGAGCCTTTGCAATATGGTCAATTGCGATTTCCCTTATGTGGTCAACTGTCTTTGGAATATCCTGGAACTATATCTGGGGATACGATATAAACGGGGAGTACTACTACGCCCACTTGGTTTTGAGTCGGGGAATTTGGGACATTTCAACTTACTATCAGTACAACACAGTTGCAAGTATAAATCTTCTTGCGCCGATATATTCGTTAATCTCAAATATATGGATAGTCCCGATTTTCAAAATCATTTATCCCTTGGTCTTCTCTCTGGTTCCAATTATACTTCTAAAGGCGTATGAAAAACTTCTGGGAAGGAGGCTCTGGACGGAGATTTCAGTGCTGTTCTTCGTGTTCCTCTTTACGTTCTTCACGGAAATGATGGCACTTGCGAGGCAGATGATCGCAGAGGTTTATTTGGCCCTTCTTGTCTATGCAACGGTAAAGAGGGTGAACCCGCTGTTTTTGATCCTATTCCTAGTATCCCTAACGGTTTCACACTATGGGACTGCATATCTGACGATGTTTGCGCTCCTTGCGCTTCTGTTCATACGACCACTTGAAAAGGAGGCAGATAATAGAATCAGTATCGGTATAATAGCGGTTTTCTGGATTGTTACACTGCTGTGGTATGCATACGTCGGTGGGGGGTTCCAGTTCAACAAGTTAGTAACTATTGGGTACCAGACTCTTTTGATGCTCAATGATCTATTTAACCCTCAGTATTCCCAAGGGGCTGCACTTATCCTCAGCAAGACGACACTTATAGGGGAGATTACAAAGTGGATAAACATCATTGCCCAAGGCTTAATTTCAATAGGGGTTCTGGCGGCAATCTACAGACTAGTCACTGGCAGTGAGATAAAACATCCTGAGTTCCATGTACTTTCCTTCGTGTTCTTTGCCTATGATGTTGCGGGAGTTGTGGTGCCGTATTTTTCAAACAGGCTCAACGCCACCAGGCTGTACCAGATAACGCTGTTCTTCCTTTCGCCGTACCTTGTAATAGGGAGCTCCACCCTAGTTGATGCACTTAAAAAGATTGCCGGACGCCTTAAGGAGATATTACCCTCCAAGAGCAATACTGCACGGCTGGTGGCGGTGTTCTTGGTGCTATACTTCCTGTTCAGCTCCGGTTTTATGGTGGCAATCGCAAATGATCCAAAGCCACCCATGTGGCTTGAAAAGGTTGACGGGCCGTACTGGAGCTCCAGTGAGATTTACGGAGGGAAGTTTATATCCCAATATCGATACGATAATCTAAGGGTAAATTCTGACGTATACGGGGCTTTACTTCTTTTGGGGCTACTTGGAACCCCTGCTTCAGAAATGACTTTTAAAATGAATTCTAATGGGAAAATATATAACTTTTCAAACAAACCCCTATATATTTATCTCAGACATGAAAATATCCTTAATAAGAAGATAGCTATATGGACAATAGGTAATTCAGTATCACAAGTTGAATACATTTCTCTTTTCATTCCCCCTATCTTTAATAGTGTCCAGAACTCAGAGAGAGTTTATTCTTCTAAAGATACTTGGATAGTGCTAGCGGATTTTAATCCCCTCTAG
- a CDS encoding xenobiotic acyltransferase family protein encodes MGISAMIDFVYSLVLSIGNLKYLRQKSFVGFGSRIINSHLGRNVRIGKFSFVTNSILEDYVKIDMLTFVSNSRFGKHSYIGKNGVVENAQIGAFTSISWNVTIGAGEHKTDIVTTHELMYSPFHGFIKDTEERIYDPTAGRVIVGNDVWIGANVVIKRGIKIEDGAVIGAGSIVTKDIPPYAIAVGVPARVIKYRFSKKTIRELQKLRWWEWSDKVLKQHLDVLSSNPEDPQTIEKLWMIKRELEGIKIR; translated from the coding sequence ATGGGGATTAGTGCTATGATAGACTTCGTATACAGCCTGGTGCTGTCAATAGGAAATTTAAAATACCTCCGACAAAAATCATTTGTGGGGTTTGGCTCGAGAATCATTAATTCGCACCTCGGTAGGAATGTAAGAATCGGAAAATTCTCATTTGTCACTAACTCTATACTGGAGGATTATGTAAAGATTGATATGCTTACTTTTGTTTCCAATTCCCGCTTTGGCAAGCATAGTTATATCGGAAAAAACGGAGTTGTTGAGAACGCTCAAATAGGTGCTTTTACGTCCATTTCATGGAATGTAACTATAGGGGCAGGTGAACATAAAACAGATATCGTGACGACTCATGAATTAATGTATTCTCCATTTCATGGTTTTATCAAAGACACTGAAGAAAGGATTTATGATCCTACTGCTGGCAGAGTTATAGTTGGAAATGATGTGTGGATTGGAGCCAATGTCGTGATTAAAAGAGGTATTAAAATTGAGGATGGTGCGGTGATTGGAGCAGGTTCTATTGTAACTAAAGATATCCCCCCATATGCCATTGCAGTTGGTGTTCCTGCCAGAGTAATTAAATATCGTTTTTCAAAAAAAACAATCAGAGAGTTGCAAAAATTGAGGTGGTGGGAGTGGTCAGATAAAGTTCTCAAGCAGCATTTGGATGTTCTCTCCTCTAATCCTGAGGATCCACAAACTATTGAGAAATTGTGGATGATAAAAAGAGAGCTAGAGGGGATTAAAATCCGCTAG
- a CDS encoding sulfatase has product MDRKIHSIILITVDSLRSDHLSIYGYNRRTSPFIDKLAKSGILLTQTFANAPYTTASINSMLTSRYPLMGTERYTNTNRGKTLPEVLKENGFYTLGFHSNPWFLIYHFGKGFDIFLDPYSEHHRKQKFTTKVMNFAMKKILGKIKAPYATAEELNEAVLKTLTQLKDYKKLFLWIHYMDVHEPYLPKTWHFTRKKLSYSYVLNLMRKKNESPESLTDSERELILRLYDDKIWELDKELSHLVNDLSDHLDLEKTLIIFTADHGEAFGERGAYGHCANNNLNLHRELLHIPMIFWSENNDTLSKFYHIEQSNRISKIFSLMDLGPTILNLLGIKIPSSFLGRDLINDKIQYVISQGVVAPDPNIEKYVKTNERAHAITNVEHKLIWWEQREYTELYNLVADPLEQQNIANENLELVHSLKSIIKREISQYSKPEEDEKLKKAIKNLKLKGKI; this is encoded by the coding sequence ATGGATCGCAAGATACATAGTATCATACTAATAACTGTGGACTCATTAAGATCGGATCATCTATCGATTTATGGTTATAACCGCAGGACATCTCCCTTTATAGACAAGCTTGCTAAATCGGGAATATTGTTAACTCAGACATTTGCGAACGCTCCCTATACTACTGCATCCATAAATTCAATGTTAACATCGAGGTATCCCCTAATGGGAACGGAGAGGTATACTAATACCAACAGAGGAAAAACACTCCCTGAAGTCCTAAAAGAGAATGGATTCTATACGCTGGGATTCCATTCAAATCCATGGTTCTTAATTTACCATTTTGGAAAAGGTTTTGACATATTTTTAGATCCTTACAGTGAGCATCATCGAAAACAAAAGTTTACTACAAAAGTTATGAACTTTGCAATGAAAAAAATCCTGGGAAAAATTAAGGCACCGTATGCTACGGCAGAAGAGCTCAACGAGGCTGTACTAAAGACACTAACACAATTAAAGGACTATAAAAAATTATTTCTCTGGATTCATTATATGGATGTTCACGAGCCATATTTGCCCAAAACGTGGCATTTTACAAGAAAAAAGTTGTCATATAGTTATGTCCTGAATCTAATGAGAAAGAAAAATGAGTCCCCAGAGAGTTTAACTGATAGTGAAAGAGAGCTTATACTGCGGTTATATGATGATAAAATATGGGAACTTGATAAAGAATTATCCCATCTAGTGAATGACCTTAGTGATCACTTGGACTTAGAGAAAACATTGATCATATTTACCGCGGATCATGGAGAAGCCTTTGGAGAAAGGGGTGCTTATGGGCACTGTGCAAATAACAATTTAAATCTCCATCGAGAGCTTCTTCATATACCAATGATATTCTGGTCTGAAAATAATGATACGTTGTCTAAGTTTTACCATATTGAGCAAAGTAACAGGATCTCAAAAATTTTTAGTTTAATGGATTTAGGTCCCACTATTTTAAATCTTTTAGGAATAAAAATTCCTAGCTCATTTTTAGGAAGAGATCTTATCAATGACAAAATTCAGTATGTCATCTCCCAGGGAGTTGTTGCACCAGATCCAAATATAGAAAAGTACGTAAAAACTAATGAGCGGGCCCATGCTATTACCAATGTGGAGCACAAGTTAATATGGTGGGAACAACGAGAGTATACTGAGTTGTACAACTTGGTAGCAGATCCATTAGAACAGCAAAATATTGCGAATGAAAATTTAGAACTAGTACATAGTCTCAAGTCAATAATAAAAAGGGAAATTTCTCAGTACTCAAAACCTGAAGAAGATGAAAAGCTTAAAAAAGCTATCAAAAACCTAAAACTAAAAGGCAAGATCTAA
- a CDS encoding flippase, producing the protein MSGASQALQKIARGTGIVFAGTVISMLFGFLSRAVIARYFSTGEYGVFNLALTVLNIALVVATLGFQNALPREVAFYREREPSKVGDLVSTALVIVAASSFVITALLVLGSGFVARVFSEERLVYALRIAALALPFWALTGVVIAVSRGFGRVREQVYFQNIVYPIVWLVLVVLMAVLGLPFASIFWMYILAQSAVFLALIFEVHRIRLFNVKASFDPALGKKLVLFSLPLMFVGILNFLMTWTDTLMLGYYKGSEVVGLYNAATPLARLIPIFLGSASVIYSPIVTSLYAQGKIGEMGRVYQILTKWVFLLTLPIFAVMFLFPEATISFLFGEKYVSASTALQILSLGFMFHTFLGLNGMTLIVIGKPKLNMIGDTFAVISNVSLNLALIPRYGMVGAAVATAVSYFVANVFRSYWLYKMTGIHPFSPNYVKPLGISFLLLGVLKWMSLDVGDIWHAIPVLVIFLAVYALLVLLSRSIDKEDVELLLAVEKRLGVDLGGVKKILGRFV; encoded by the coding sequence ATGAGCGGGGCGAGTCAGGCGCTGCAGAAGATTGCGAGGGGGACGGGGATCGTCTTTGCCGGGACGGTAATCTCGATGCTCTTTGGGTTTTTGAGCCGGGCGGTGATAGCGAGGTACTTTTCCACTGGAGAGTATGGTGTTTTTAATTTAGCCCTGACAGTTTTGAACATCGCTCTCGTTGTGGCGACGCTGGGCTTCCAGAACGCCCTGCCGAGGGAGGTGGCGTTTTACAGGGAGAGGGAGCCTTCCAAGGTCGGGGATCTGGTCTCGACGGCTCTGGTTATTGTCGCGGCGAGCAGTTTTGTAATCACGGCGCTCCTGGTGCTCGGCTCGGGCTTTGTTGCCCGGGTGTTCAGCGAGGAGAGGCTGGTCTACGCCCTAAGGATAGCCGCCCTTGCCCTGCCGTTCTGGGCCCTGACGGGTGTGGTGATTGCGGTTTCCAGGGGCTTCGGAAGGGTCAGGGAGCAGGTGTATTTTCAGAATATTGTTTATCCGATAGTCTGGCTTGTACTCGTTGTGCTCATGGCTGTTCTCGGCCTCCCCTTTGCTTCGATATTCTGGATGTACATTCTGGCCCAGTCGGCGGTATTTCTGGCCCTGATCTTTGAGGTGCACAGGATACGGCTTTTTAACGTAAAGGCCTCTTTTGATCCTGCCCTCGGGAAAAAGCTGGTTCTCTTTTCCCTCCCCCTGATGTTCGTTGGAATTCTGAATTTTTTGATGACATGGACCGACACGCTGATGCTCGGCTATTACAAGGGCTCGGAGGTCGTGGGCCTGTACAATGCAGCTACTCCCCTGGCAAGGTTGATCCCCATCTTTCTGGGTTCTGCGTCTGTAATCTACTCCCCCATAGTCACGTCACTGTATGCCCAGGGGAAGATTGGAGAAATGGGGAGGGTCTATCAGATCCTGACGAAGTGGGTGTTCCTCCTGACTCTCCCCATATTTGCCGTCATGTTCCTCTTCCCAGAGGCCACCATATCCTTCCTCTTCGGCGAGAAATACGTCTCCGCTTCAACTGCACTCCAGATACTGTCTCTGGGGTTCATGTTCCACACGTTTCTGGGGCTAAACGGCATGACGCTGATCGTTATTGGAAAGCCAAAGCTCAACATGATAGGAGACACCTTTGCAGTGATATCAAACGTTTCACTGAATCTGGCTTTGATACCCAGGTATGGAATGGTCGGTGCCGCCGTCGCCACGGCTGTTTCCTACTTCGTGGCCAACGTTTTCAGGTCTTACTGGCTCTATAAGATGACTGGGATACATCCATTCAGTCCGAACTACGTGAAGCCGCTGGGAATAAGCTTCCTTTTGCTGGGAGTTCTTAAATGGATGAGTCTGGACGTGGGAGACATATGGCATGCGATCCCGGTGCTCGTCATTTTCCTGGCGGTCTACGCCCTGCTGGTGCTTTTAAGCAGGAGCATCGATAAGGAAGACGTTGAACTCCTGCTGGCGGTGGAGAAGAGGCTGGGGGTTGATTTGGGGGGAGTAAAAAAGATATTGGGGAGGTTCGTTTAG
- a CDS encoding helix-turn-helix transcriptional regulator, protein MRAPILKEKILRELAVKEEVSVKELLARFKVNRPYLYRILRSLESDGAIVLEMGMIRVLDKKSLLYAWGAEKKKIFQVVRGTTYKVRPKKVRDFVVFSGTSALWVLGKVLEPSFGTAYVRKEDFERLKRIGLRREGYPIRFYSYDEDVFNYTRNVREYRLAIIEQVIADALGEGIYTRAIEELLEEIEWKR, encoded by the coding sequence ATGAGGGCGCCAATATTGAAGGAGAAAATACTGAGGGAGTTAGCAGTTAAAGAAGAAGTTTCTGTTAAAGAGCTTTTGGCCAGGTTTAAGGTTAACAGGCCTTACCTTTACAGAATCCTCAGGTCACTGGAAAGTGATGGGGCAATAGTTTTGGAGATGGGGATGATACGGGTCCTTGACAAAAAATCCCTCCTCTATGCCTGGGGGGCGGAAAAGAAGAAGATATTCCAGGTTGTTAGGGGAACCACTTATAAAGTAAGGCCCAAAAAGGTTAGGGATTTTGTAGTGTTCTCTGGAACGTCAGCGTTGTGGGTTCTTGGAAAGGTTCTGGAGCCGAGCTTTGGGACGGCCTACGTTAGAAAAGAAGATTTCGAGAGGTTAAAGCGGATTGGACTCAGAAGAGAGGGATATCCGATCAGGTTCTACTCTTACGATGAGGACGTCTTTAACTATACGAGGAATGTGAGGGAGTACCGGCTGGCAATAATCGAGCAGGTGATTGCAGACGCCCTAGGAGAAGGAATATATACGAGAGCCATCGAAGAACTGCTGGAGGAGATCGAATGGAAGAGGTAA
- a CDS encoding helix-turn-helix domain-containing protein, with the protein MLSKIEVRILLKLKGEKTITELANALSLSIYRTSILVASLERKGLVRTEKRGKYKIVSLSEAKPAELFRKLTSRFGHMPLDEILSGRNLALLAVLKRTPLSAHELCIKSNLSRSTLYYVIDKLSDYGLIGKKDGGYFLMERYELFHGFAVEFYELQNSIKARKFSEDSALIWGGVGEFILSTGEYKGRDVGSFHLTGLERFSDFGVDIIGTGRHHYYYSEKAKRLSLEEVIVHALLIDFSPRTILYSLVLLLAYKGRINQKKLFNLGRKYGVSVSELLGYLEGKEVKRYPYPPMDEVREIFKMYFGEGKWAG; encoded by the coding sequence ATGCTATCAAAAATTGAAGTCAGAATACTTCTGAAGCTCAAAGGTGAGAAAACCATAACCGAGTTAGCTAACGCGCTGAGCTTATCCATTTACCGAACCTCCATTCTCGTTGCATCTCTTGAAAGAAAAGGCCTTGTAAGGACAGAAAAAAGAGGAAAATATAAGATAGTCTCGCTGAGTGAGGCAAAGCCCGCGGAGCTTTTTAGAAAATTGACCTCCAGGTTTGGCCACATGCCTCTCGATGAGATTCTGAGCGGAAGGAATCTCGCCCTTCTCGCGGTTCTCAAGCGCACTCCGTTAAGTGCCCACGAGCTCTGTATAAAGAGCAACCTTTCAAGGAGTACCCTCTATTATGTAATTGATAAGCTTTCGGACTATGGGCTTATCGGGAAAAAAGATGGAGGGTACTTCCTGATGGAGAGATATGAACTGTTCCACGGCTTTGCCGTGGAATTCTACGAATTACAAAACTCCATCAAAGCGAGGAAATTCTCTGAGGATTCTGCCCTGATATGGGGTGGAGTTGGGGAATTTATTCTGTCGACGGGGGAGTACAAAGGGAGGGATGTTGGAAGCTTCCACCTAACCGGGCTTGAACGGTTCAGCGATTTTGGAGTGGATATTATTGGAACCGGGCGGCACCACTATTATTATTCTGAAAAAGCAAAGAGACTTTCTTTGGAAGAGGTTATTGTGCATGCGCTGCTTATTGATTTCAGCCCAAGAACAATTTTGTATTCACTCGTCCTGCTGCTGGCGTATAAAGGTAGAATAAACCAAAAGAAGCTTTTTAATCTTGGCAGGAAATACGGCGTTAGCGTGAGCGAACTGCTGGGATATCTTGAGGGTAAAGAGGTTAAAAGATACCCCTACCCTCCTATGGATGAAGTGAGGGAAATCTTCAAAATGTACTTCGGTGAAGGGAAGTGGGCGGGGTAA
- a CDS encoding DUF2283 domain-containing protein — MGEKSEFRPVDYDPLVDSLFVVAPGGEYEYSVMLGDDVILDFGRLSEGDKLDVIGFEILGASRKFGLDKHLLRRIKRLHAEIKISEDRVEMIISIVVVQRKRERERSRILEMANVGLPTAVTSISV; from the coding sequence ATGGGGGAGAAGAGTGAGTTCAGGCCTGTGGATTATGACCCCCTTGTCGATTCACTCTTTGTGGTGGCGCCGGGGGGGGAGTATGAGTACTCCGTCATGCTCGGGGATGATGTTATTCTAGACTTTGGCCGGCTTTCGGAGGGGGATAAGCTGGACGTCATCGGATTTGAGATACTTGGGGCCTCCAGAAAGTTTGGGTTAGACAAACACCTGCTCAGGAGAATTAAGAGGCTCCATGCGGAGATTAAGATCAGCGAAGACCGCGTTGAAATGATTATTTCGATAGTTGTAGTCCAGAGAAAAAGGGAACGCGAGCGCTCAAGGATACTGGAAATGGCAAACGTCGGCCTTCCCACTGCAGTCACTTCTATCAGTGTTTAG